One window of the Endomicrobium proavitum genome contains the following:
- a CDS encoding TadE family protein, whose protein sequence is MKRFKNSKPALRSKGQSLVEAALFMPLIVFFLFAVVWFARVALTWQQLTGAARYGTDLLVYTRYSEDTIKGFIINYLCHSSNIGRTLDREKLNVVVKANDSQKLDYSLSLDNIANFSPTELVKLKDSLLAVNLKKSYVELVYTYKIPPILKFTGRENIEIKARSEILSGTGSSSETKRAN, encoded by the coding sequence TTGAAACGTTTTAAAAACTCAAAACCGGCATTACGCTCAAAAGGGCAATCTCTTGTAGAAGCGGCTTTATTTATGCCGTTAATAGTGTTTTTTCTTTTTGCAGTTGTTTGGTTTGCGCGGGTTGCGCTTACATGGCAGCAGCTTACGGGCGCCGCTCGCTACGGCACAGATTTATTAGTTTATACTCGCTACAGCGAAGACACTATAAAAGGTTTCATAATAAACTATCTTTGCCACAGCTCAAATATAGGCAGAACGCTTGACAGAGAAAAACTAAACGTAGTCGTAAAAGCTAACGATTCTCAAAAACTTGATTACTCTTTGTCATTGGATAATATAGCTAATTTTAGCCCTACGGAACTTGTAAAGCTTAAAGATTCTTTGTTGGCTGTAAATTTAAAAAAGTCATATGTAGAGCTTGTATATACTTATAAAATTCCGCCAATACTTAAATTTACAGGCAGGGAAAATATAGAAATTAAAGCGCGTTCCGAAATTTTGTCCGGTACGGGAAGTTCCAGCGAGACAAAGCGCGCAAACTAA
- a CDS encoding Flp family type IVb pilin, whose protein sequence is MLNFGWVKRHKGQGMVEYILIVAVVVGIVFAVYKTLGSTIKGQFEKATEVVETADVE, encoded by the coding sequence ATGTTAAACTTCGGTTGGGTTAAAAGACACAAAGGTCAGGGAATGGTGGAGTATATTTTGATAGTGGCAGTTGTGGTAGGGATTGTGTTTGCTGTATATAAAACTTTAGGAAGCACAATTAAGGGGCAGTTTGAAAAAGCAACAGAAGTAGTTGAAACTGCAGACGTTGAGTAA
- the cpaB gene encoding Flp pilus assembly protein CpaB, which produces MKKTVLLAAVFAVFAALFAFLFFNGIETKYKTLAEPVKVLVANQRIVQGTVIRADMLAVKAVPKEYVQPKAFANASSLFTKDGAPLYIALNAIESGEQILSTKVSQTNSDTGVSSIIPDGKKALVVSFDNDISGITPGSRIDVLSIIEYADTNKQFNEAAYVIAQDILVLAVGENYLGAARKTGEQDSSKKSAVTLSVSIEEAQSILLADERGSLKFVIRPSGDNEVIPVKAVKISDIVRDISKTQSQPQKTQNVSRKETLDILNKYSNSLNR; this is translated from the coding sequence ATGAAAAAAACAGTTTTACTTGCCGCTGTTTTTGCGGTGTTTGCCGCTTTGTTTGCGTTTTTGTTTTTTAACGGTATAGAAACAAAATACAAAACTCTTGCGGAGCCCGTAAAAGTTTTAGTTGCAAATCAGAGAATAGTTCAGGGAACGGTTATCCGCGCGGATATGCTTGCCGTAAAAGCTGTTCCTAAAGAATATGTTCAGCCTAAAGCGTTTGCAAACGCCTCGTCGCTTTTTACAAAAGACGGAGCGCCCTTGTATATTGCTCTTAACGCCATTGAGTCTGGGGAACAAATCCTTTCAACAAAAGTATCCCAAACAAATTCCGACACGGGAGTTTCAAGCATAATTCCCGACGGTAAAAAAGCGCTTGTGGTAAGTTTTGACAATGACATTTCGGGAATAACTCCAGGCAGCAGAATAGACGTTTTAAGCATTATAGAGTATGCCGATACAAACAAACAATTTAACGAAGCGGCGTATGTAATAGCGCAGGATATTCTTGTTTTAGCCGTCGGAGAAAATTATCTGGGCGCGGCAAGAAAAACCGGCGAACAAGATTCTTCCAAGAAGTCTGCGGTAACGCTGTCTGTAAGTATTGAAGAGGCGCAAAGCATTCTTCTTGCCGACGAAAGGGGAAGTTTAAAGTTTGTTATAAGACCTTCCGGCGACAACGAAGTAATTCCCGTAAAAGCCGTGAAAATTTCAGATATTGTCCGCGATATTTCAAAAACGCAAAGCCAGCCTCAGAAGACACAAAATGTCAGCCGGAAAGAAACGTTAGACATATTAAATAAGTATTCAAACTCTTTAAACAGGTAA